Proteins encoded within one genomic window of Oryza brachyantha chromosome 7, ObraRS2, whole genome shotgun sequence:
- the LOC102714845 gene encoding DEAD-box ATP-dependent RNA helicase 57, producing MEKAKLSSALFAGTHFNRKRFANDFARFRQGPSAPDVDSAAASSAPSPEKKRKRKSKAKAKKNKKKRAEEAASASDVVEGFSVFKGLAAKKEEEEESEKKAERGKSEDSEVERRRKEVEREIERAAILRKRFDIHISGQNVSAPLENFEELVSRYDCDSYLVGNLSKLGFQEPTPIQRQAIPILLSGRECFACAPTGSGKTLAFLFPILMKIKPGSKEGVKAVILCPTRELALQTARECKKLAMGRKFYIKVMTKDMSKSGNFKDMHCDILVSTPLRLDHAVQKRDLDLSRVEYLVLDESDKLFELGFVEVIDSVVKACSNPSIIRSLFSATLPDSIEALARTIMHDAVRVIVGRKNSASSLIKQKLIFAGTEKGKLLALRQSFAESLNPPVLIFVQSKERAKELYKELAFDDVRADVIHADLDDQQRQDAVDNLRAGKTWVLIATEVIARGMDFKGVNCVINYDFPESASAYIHRIGRSGRAGRSGEAITFFTEEDKPFLRNIANVLISSGCEIPSWIKALPKLKRRKHRVNRDPISTLPDED from the exons ATGGAGAAGGCGAAACTCTCGTCGGCGCTCTTCGCCGGCACCCACTTCAACCGCAAGCGCTTCGCCAACGACTTCGCCCGCTTCCGGCAGGGCCCATCTGCCCCGGACGtggactccgccgccgcctcctccgcgccgtcgccggagaagaagcGGAAGCGCAAGAGCAAGGCCAAGGcgaagaagaacaagaagaagcgggcggaggaggccgcctCTGCTTCCG ATGTTGTGGAAGGATTCAGTGTGTTCAAGGGATTGGCGGctaagaaggaggaggaggaagaatcTGAGAAGAAGGCGGAGAGAGGTAAGAGCGAGGATTCGGAGGTTGAAAGGCGGCGGAAGGAAGTCGAGAGAGAAATCGAG AGAGCAGCCATACTCCGGAAGAGGTTTGACATCCACATTTCGGGACAAAATGTTTCAGCACCACTGGAGAACTTTGAGGAACTGGTTTCAAG GTATGATTGCGATTCATATTTGGTCGGTAACTTGTCAAAACTTGGATTTCAAGAACCCACACCTATCCAAAGGCAGGCCATTCCCATTCTTCTATCG GGGAGAGAGTGTTTTGCCTGTGCCCCTACAGGTTCTGGCAAGACTTTGGCTTTCTTGTTCCCTATCCTGATGAAAATCAAG CCAGGATCTAAAGAGGGTGTTAAAGCTGTGATCCTTTGCCCAACAAGAGAATTGGCATTACAAACTGCAAGAGAGTGCAAGAAGTTAGCAATGGGAAGGAAATTCTATATTAAAGTAATGACGAAAGATATGTCAAAATCTGGGAATTTCAAGGATATGCATTGTGACATCCTGGTCTCCACCCCGCTTCGTCTGGACCACGCTGTACAAAAGAGAGATCTTGATTTAAGTAG AGTGGAATACCTTGTCTTGGATGAATCTGATAAACTTTTTGAGCTTGGATTCGTTGAAGTGATTGATTCAGTTGTCAAAGCCTGCTCAAATCCTTCAATAATTCGATCTCTGTTCAGTGCCACTTTGCCTGATTCAATAGAAGCGCTTGCACGCACAATAATGCACGATGCAGTTCGAGTCATTGTGGGAAGAAA GAATTCAGCCTCTTCACTGATTAagcaaaagttaatttttgctGGAACTGAGAAGGGGAAGTTGCTAGCTCTTCGCCAGAGCTTTGCAGAA TCTCTCAATCCTCCAGTATTGATCTTTGTTCAAAGCAAAGAGAGGGCAAAAGAGCTTTACAAAGAACTGGCGTTTGATGATGTACGAGCTGATGTAATTCACGCTGACCTTGATGACCAACAG CGCCAAGATGCTGTTGACAACTTAAGAGCCGGAAAAACTTGGGTACTGATAGCAACAGAAGTCATTGCCCGGGGAATGGATTTCAAAGGTGTTAACTGTGTGATCAACTATGATTTTCCAGAGTCAGCTTCTGCCTATATTCACAGAATAG GACGATCTGGAAGAGCAGGTAGATCTGGGGAGGCCATCACATTCTTCACCGAGGAGGATAAGCCATTTTTGCGGAACATCGCAAACGTGCTAATATCTTCAGGGTGTGAGATTCCTTCTTGGATAAAGGCGCTGCCAAAGCTCAAGCGCAGGAAGCACAGGGTGAACCGGGATCCCATCTCCACCTTACCAGATGAAGATTGA
- the LOC102711907 gene encoding uncharacterized protein LOC102711907, with the protein MGIETASDHGGVDIPMQILVQSQPPPPPSATRHRRTHTGDSTTSSYEPQRRPVEHQLSSMHVDASDGGVDDGVAVVPERKVTLFALHVAVLEKAASHVGAVCFVWATVVLLGGFASDLDARDFWLVTAILLVEGTRVFSRSNELDLQEQPMHLPDAGAGEDEEEAPPLPHKAASPIRLLPLGGWLVEARNVSYVLYWLQLLSASACVALSLLRLAELRFSGAPAAGGGNHNAYYALMLFYVLALSEAVIFLVERAYWEWVLSYRRLIETVSGECDLGDAGAVPIKRFFYRAFSRSVEGGILDGTRMDLLSFAVELLSSDSGDEQLIGAHILRSSITNHDSAKRTVRKIGTSAATVERLVEMVSWKSPSKRRVRALAAEVVLRLAGKRRNLIRVATIPGAIESVSTLLDATAAGAGAASRADLALNEMGLHIMKKLAREHGNSAKITGTRGVLSRIIHFTRTSKAALQNAGEGSLPAKTVLRSLQVVKNLSSTPGHTGEAIRKEISDNVFVLSNIRKVLQHGERHGKMQLTAIGILADLAIDGDAKEKIGCTGGMIAHLLEMFVGSSSTPAVAHAAQAAAHIRLQAGEVLALLALESEANCERILREAAVVERLVLTLHHAGMQISSSRILLNLCRYSRSEHFLQLSSLTAAVPIVFKAIMVEKNSLLEVSIGLAIQITKLATPQLHKEIFGKADVPDTDIAMRLLEILKEHRTPKVKVPRMRRFVIELAIAMLRGNAELVPFFRSMELEKELRSVVRSTSELESFNMFSGSIGLSRHSSTLSSLVDDAMEIMQGLQES; encoded by the exons ATGGGTATCGAGACTGCGAGTGATCATGGCGGCGTGGACATCCCCATGCAAATACTTGTGCAatcgcagccgccgccgccgccgtcggcgacgaggcacCGGAGAACGCACACCGGCGActcgacgacgtcgtcgtACGAGCCGCAGCGGCGGCCAGTGGAGCACCAGCTCTCGTCCATGCACGTCGACGCctccgacggcggcgtggacgacggtgtcgccgtcgtgccggaGCGCAAGGTGACGCTGTTCGCGCTCCACGTCGCGGTGCTCGAGAAGGCCGCGTCGCACGTCGGAGCTGTCTGCTTTGTTTGGGCCACGGTGGTACTCCTCGGCGGCTTCGCCTCCGACCTCGACGCCCGGGACTTCTGGCTCGTCACCGCCATCCTCCTCGTCGAGGGCACGAGGGTGTTCAGCCGGAGCAATGAGCTTGATCTGCAGGAGCAGCCGATGCACCTCccggacgccggcgccggagaagacgaggaggaggcgccgccgctgccgcacaAGGCTGCTTCGCCcatccgcctcctccccctcggcGGCTGGCTCGTCGAGGCGAGGAACGTGAGCTATGTTCTTTACTGGCTCCAGCTGctctcggcgtcggcgtgcgTGGCGCTGTCGTTGCTCCGCCTCGCCGAGCTTCGGTTCTCcggcgcgccggccgccggcggcgggaaccACAACGCCTACTACGCGCTGATGCTCTTCTACGTGCTCGCGCTGTCGGAGGCGGTGATCTTCCTGGTGGAGCGCGCGTACTGGGAGTGGGTGCTCAGCTACCGGCGGCTCATCGAGACGGTGAGCGGCGAGTGCGAcctcggcgacgccggcgcggtgCCGATCAAGCGGTTCTTCTACCGCGCCTTCTCCAGGTCCGTCGAGGGCGGCATCCTGGACGGCACGCGGATGGACCTCCTCTCCTTCGCCGTCGAGCTGCTCTCGTCGGACTCCGGTGACGAGCAGCTCATCGGCGCTCACATCCTCAGGAGCTCCATCACCAACCACGACTCGGCAAAGCGGACGGTGCGCAAGAtcggcacgtcggcggcgaccgtcGAGCGGCTGGTGGAGATGGTGAGCTGGAAGAGCCCGAGCAAGCGCCGCGTCagggcgctcgccgccgaggtCGTGCTCCGGCTCGCCGGGAAGCGCCGGAACCTGATCCGCGTCGCCACCATCCCCGGCGCCATCGAGTCCGTCTCCACCTTGctcgacgccaccgccgccggcgccggcgccgccagccgcgctGACCTAGCCCTCAACGAGATGGGACTCCACATCATGAAGAAGCTGGCGCGCGAGCACGGCAACTCGGCCAAGATTACCGGCACCAGAGGCGTCCTCTCCAGGATCATACACTTCACCCGGACGAGCAAGGCGGCGCTGCAGAACGCCGGCGAGGGGAGCCTCCCGGCGAAGACGGTGCTCCGGTCGCTGCAGGTGGTGAAGAACCTCTCGAGCACGCCGGGGCACACGGGGGAGGCGATCAGGAAGGAGATCTCCGACAACGTGTTCGTCCTGAGCAACATCCGCAAGGTGCTGCAGCACGGCGAGCGCCACGGCAAGATGCAGCTGACGGCGATCggcatcctcgccgacctcgccATCGACGGCGACGCCAAGGAGAAGATCGGGTGCACCGGCGGCATGATCGCGCATCTGCTGGAAATGTTCGTCGGCTCATCATCAACTCCGGCGGTCGCCCACGccgcgcaggcggcggcgcacatcCGGCTGCAGGCCGGCGAGGTGCTCGCGCTGCTCGCCCTCGAGAGCGAGGCCAACTGCGAGCGGATACTCCGGgaagccgccgtcgtcgagagGCTCGTGCTGACGCTGCACCACGCCGGCATGCAGATCAGCTCATCCAGAATCCTACTGAACCTGTGCAGGTACAGCAGGAGTGAGCACTTCTTGCAGCTGAGCAGCCTCACTGCAGCTGTCCCCATA GTTTTCAAAGCAATCATGGTTGAGAAGAACAGCCTGCTTGAGGTATCCATAGGATTGGCAATACAGATCACAAAGCTTGCAACGCCTCAACTGCACAAGGAAATCTTTGGAAAGGCAGATGTCCCAGATACTGACATTGCAATGAGGCTACTGGAGATTCTGAAAGAGCACAGGACACCCAAGGTGAAGGTTCCAAGGATGAGAAGGTTCGTCATCGAGCTCGCCATTGCCATGTTGAGAGGCAACGCCGAGCTCGTACCCTTCTTCAGGAGCATGGAGCTGGAGAAGGAGCTCAGGAGCGTCGTCAGGTCGACGTCCGAACTCGAGAGCTTCAACATGTTCTCCGGGAGCATTGGGCTGAGCAGGCACAGCTCAACCCTGTCATCACTGGTAGATGATGCCATGGAGATCATGCAGGGTCTGCAAGAAAGTTGA